AACGATTAATACTGACAGACGTGTCGGCTGTGGGGCCTTCTTTGACGAGTAATCACAGTGCCGATTTGCAGAAGGGGCTTCAGTTTGCgccatttacatttttttttggtcaatgAACACCAGGAAAGAATCTTATAAGTATATTATGATATATCTAGCAAGTAAATTCGAGGGGTTGATTTCGTGTGATCTTACACGCAATTACGCACGTCTTGAAGTACATCTCGGACATAAATTGAATTGTCGTGACCGTAGCTAAGTTATTTCGGCGTGAAAATGACAACCTAGCCAAGAATTTGCGTGGCATAAAAATGTTCGCTTGTCTAGGATCAAGCGTTGGCTTCGAACTCAGAAGTTTTCCACTTCGAAACGAAGAGTGGTGATTGCACTGTGTTTTTCTCACAATCACACTTAAAGCCTCAGCCGAACGCTGTGCGAGAGCTGTGGCGATGACCCATTCCCCAGTATAAGTagcctgcgtacaggtctgtgtgttcccggcgttatacggcctccaccggaggccgtataacgccgggaacacacagacctgtacgcagggctacagtaTAAGATGATATGGTACTCGTATCACGTTTCAGATTACAGAGAAATGGCACAGATATAGACAGATTAGCTGCTAAAATCCACTTTATACGAACGAGCAATGGCGATTCTCCTAGAATGCGTTAGCTCAGGTCGTTCAAAACGTTGGAAACCTATACTGTAACAAGCACTAGATTACTTCTCGCTGAGTTGAAGTTAAGCTTGTGTAGATTTTCTCTGTAGTTTTGGTCCGTTACAAATTTCTCGGGGATCAAAAACTACGGAGGGGTTTCTAGATTCCAGTTGAGCCTGCAAAATGGTGCAAACACGCCCCATAAACTATCCAGGCAAAAACCTTGAGCTATATTACTGTAAGATCCGCGTTGCCCTTACCGCTCTACGGACAATACGACCGCAAGAATGATAGGGCCAAGCATCTCTGTTTTAGGGATATTCATcagtatgtaaatatatataacaaaaatccCCATCTATTTGGAATACTTCAGAGGGTGCGTGTTTATGTCAACTAATTCAAACTGGTATTTTACGGTCGAGAAAGTAACGCGAGGCAGAAATTAGCGggcctttacatgtaaaagagATGATGAGAACAGAAAGCATTTTTCAAGGCAGCGGGGCTGAAACCTACGTTCTGCGTCCATCGATTCCTTACAAGCATTTTTCGAGAGTCTAACATACGGAAAGGGGCCCAAGATCGAAATATAGTTATTTTCAACGCTcgagtcatttcaaatttagaaAACATGTCATTCTCATGGTCGTACTCCTAGATACAAGACCATAGACAGACTCGATCACTATGATTAGACCACATTAGACCAATCCGGGAGACCAACTACACAAAGTGTACGAAAACGCGTGATCCAAACGAATCTCTGCACAGTTTGCTGGTTTTGGAATACGTAAGCGACCAAGAGATTCTATAGACAATTGTTACATATTTGTGAACGTTAGCAAGACTTCTGGAGTGCATACAAAGTTTATCAAAGAGTGTAAAAATGGCATTTAAGCAATTTGTAGCTGGTTGATAAAGGCCAAAGACGCCGACTGATTATATCAACTTTCAGAGAAGTCACACATTTCAACTGtgtatcattttcattcatctCAAAGTTTCTCTTGACCTTATACAATTGCATCAACTCTTTGTCCCAGTTGATATCCCCAACGTTTGCACCGACATAGACAAAAACATAGAAGCGTTATAATTTGAGAGATATATACCTCAGGCGCTGCAGTTGGTTCAGCGGAAGCCTTTTCAGATCCAGCTTCTGGTTCTGATGTCCCCGCTCCTGGTTCAGCGGAAGGTTCGGCGGGTTTAGCGGTGGGTTCAGGTTCGGGCGCAGCGGTCTGGGAAGCCGGGGATCCTGCAGCATCCTGCTCATTTTGGCATTGAACTGCCGCGAGGAGGGACAGGACAAGCAAAACTACCAATGTCTTCATGATGACTTCACTTTTTCTAGACGCTCTTGCCGCTCTGCTTTCAACTAGAGAATGCGCTCGGTACGATGTCCTGGCTTTAAATAGGCACTCTCTTGGTGGTAAAGAATTTCAAAACGGACCAATCAAAAAACGGGGAACGACATTGCAGGCACGTCCCGCGATATAATGGAAAAGCCTGGTGTAGTATCTGCTCATATATGGAAATTTGTTTATCTTCCGTGTAAACCGCGCCCAATGATACTTTCGTCGGCCAGAAACGACGAGAAACAACCCATGACTAATCTAAGCTTCCCAGGCATGCTTTTCTCAATAAGATGTGCAGTGTTAGTTCGTAGAAATTGGCAGAACGCACAGCTATTGGCACGACCGCCTCTTCCCGTCGTAAAAATGACCTTGTGATGTTTTCATCACGGCTAAGAATATTCATTTTCCGGTCCAAATCAAAACTTTGGCcgaggaaaaaaaagaaaaaaaaaagaaaacggaatcatgcttgtttcttttatgatcatgatgtgtatgtgcagg
This genomic window from Ptychodera flava strain L36383 chromosome 10, AS_Pfla_20210202, whole genome shotgun sequence contains:
- the LOC139141878 gene encoding myristoylated alanine-rich C-kinase substrate-like, with the protein product MKTLVVLLVLSLLAAVQCQNEQDAAGSPASQTAAPEPEPTAKPAEPSAEPGAGTSEPEAGSEKASAEPTAAPETNTPAATTEASSVAAVSTSLALIISSLGLALMA